In Streptomyces sp. NBC_00414, a single window of DNA contains:
- a CDS encoding PPK2 family polyphosphate kinase yields MAEKDSKDRKSRKGGRGGAGGTGRVEETAVRDLLRVPVGERISLSSYDTSAAPGGTAAPRSKTDGLAAITRMAEPLANLQERLWAASTAGDRRRILLVLQGMDTSGKGGTVKHVIGLFNPVGCRVQGFKAPTPEEQQHDFLWRVRKRLPQHGEIGVFDRSHYEDVLIGRVRELAPRGEIESRYGRINDFERALADDGTVIVKCFLHISFEEQRLRLLRRLANPRKHWKFSPADIDERALWPAYQEAYEIALERCSSDAAPWYVIPADRKWYRNWAISRLLLEHLTAMDPQYPEPDFDVEECRKRLQEEG; encoded by the coding sequence ATGGCCGAGAAGGACAGCAAGGACAGGAAGAGCCGCAAGGGCGGCAGGGGCGGGGCGGGCGGCACGGGCAGGGTCGAGGAGACCGCCGTACGCGACCTGCTGCGCGTCCCCGTCGGGGAACGGATCTCCCTCTCCTCGTACGACACCTCGGCGGCCCCCGGCGGGACCGCGGCCCCCAGGTCCAAGACCGACGGTCTCGCCGCCATCACCCGGATGGCCGAACCCCTCGCCAACCTCCAGGAACGCCTCTGGGCGGCGAGCACGGCCGGTGACCGCCGCCGGATCCTGCTGGTCCTCCAGGGCATGGACACCAGTGGCAAGGGCGGCACGGTCAAACACGTCATCGGGCTCTTCAACCCGGTCGGCTGCCGCGTCCAGGGCTTCAAGGCGCCGACCCCCGAGGAGCAGCAGCACGACTTCCTCTGGCGCGTCAGGAAGCGGCTCCCCCAGCACGGCGAGATCGGCGTCTTCGACCGCTCCCACTACGAGGACGTCCTCATCGGCCGCGTCCGCGAGCTGGCCCCGCGCGGCGAGATCGAGTCCCGGTACGGCCGGATCAACGACTTCGAGCGGGCCCTCGCCGACGACGGCACGGTCATCGTGAAGTGCTTCCTGCACATCTCGTTCGAGGAGCAGCGCCTGCGCCTCCTGCGCCGGCTCGCCAACCCGCGCAAGCACTGGAAGTTCAGCCCCGCGGACATCGACGAGCGGGCCCTGTGGCCCGCCTATCAGGAGGCGTACGAGATCGCCCTCGAACGCTGCTCCTCCGACGCCGCCCCCTGGTACGTGATCCCCGCCGACCGCAAGTGGTACCGGAACTGGGCCATCAGCCGACTGCTGCTGGAGCATCTGACGGCCATGGACCCGCAGTACCCGGAGCCCGACTTCGACGTGGAGGAGTGCCGGAAACGGCTGCAGGAGGAGGGCTGA
- a CDS encoding peptidyl-tRNA hydrolase — MSSDETTAASGAAQDSPFRHEQTARDEAPQFVLPLVVRIERNEPPARTDALETAARAVLVLLGDERSLGEGEWAQAVHDWQDARIRKVVRRARGAEWRRAEALPGITVTGKSAEVRVFPPVPLDGWPKDLARLQVSGTDLDDPEPPADTDAATPVLWLSPDLDMSAGKAMAQAGHGAQLAWWELSGEDRAAWREAGFPLAVRTAGPERWERLVTSGLPLVRDAGFTEIAPGSCTVVADHPALRLGRPAADGPE; from the coding sequence GTGAGCAGTGACGAGACGACGGCCGCTTCGGGCGCCGCACAGGACAGCCCCTTCCGGCACGAGCAGACCGCCCGCGACGAGGCACCGCAGTTCGTGCTGCCGCTGGTCGTCCGTATCGAACGGAACGAACCACCGGCGCGTACGGACGCACTGGAGACCGCGGCCCGCGCCGTCCTGGTCCTCCTCGGCGACGAGCGCTCACTCGGCGAGGGCGAGTGGGCGCAGGCCGTCCACGACTGGCAGGACGCCCGGATCCGCAAGGTCGTCCGGCGGGCCCGCGGCGCCGAGTGGCGTCGGGCCGAGGCGCTGCCCGGCATCACCGTCACCGGCAAGTCCGCCGAGGTCCGCGTCTTCCCCCCGGTCCCTCTCGACGGGTGGCCCAAGGACCTCGCCCGCCTCCAGGTCTCCGGCACGGACCTCGACGACCCGGAGCCGCCCGCGGACACGGACGCGGCCACGCCCGTGCTGTGGCTGAGCCCGGACCTGGACATGTCGGCGGGCAAGGCGATGGCCCAAGCGGGCCACGGCGCCCAGCTGGCCTGGTGGGAACTGTCGGGCGAGGACCGCGCGGCCTGGCGCGAGGCGGGCTTCCCGCTCGCCGTCCGCACGGCCGGCCCCGAGCGGTGGGAGCGACTGGTCACGAGCGGACTGCCGTTGGTGCGCGACGCGGGCTTCACGGAGATCGCCCCGGGTTCCTGCACGGTGGTCGCCGACCACCCGGCACTGCGCCTCGGCCGGCCGGCGGCCGACGGACCGGAGTGA
- a CDS encoding DUF692 domain-containing protein, producing MKNLGTGIGWRPEIAEAVERMPGIDWVEAVAENICPGHLPESLVRLRERGVTVVPHGVSLGLGGADRPAEGRLAELAARAEALGSPLVTEHIAFVRAGGALTASPLLEAGHLLPVPRTRDALDVLCENIRIAQDALPVPLAVENIAALISWPGEEMTEGQFLYDLVDRTGVRLLIDVANLHTNHVNRGEDPAKALDELPVEAIAYVHVAGGFERDGVWHDSHAHPVPPVVLDVLAELASRVRPPGVLLERDENFPEPAELERELIAIRESVEKAAAPGAAAPADTSPARADRASETDSGPKTGGSRQTGSRPQTGSTSMADGATEPDGVTETDGGPAPVEGAGVQAAAATGPARQRLALAQAALLSALVAGTPVPEGFDRTRLAVQARALAGKRADVVAKVAPELPELLTDSYRKAFLAYAHGHPMTDGYRRDALDFAEHLLLDGRLEDADVRRGLSEWWLERSGPAPLSQRPAARLARATRRVLLRR from the coding sequence ATGAAGAACCTGGGTACGGGAATCGGGTGGCGGCCGGAGATCGCCGAGGCCGTGGAGCGCATGCCCGGCATCGACTGGGTCGAGGCCGTCGCCGAGAACATCTGCCCCGGCCATCTCCCCGAATCACTGGTACGGCTGCGGGAGCGCGGCGTCACGGTGGTTCCGCACGGGGTGTCGCTCGGACTCGGCGGCGCGGACCGCCCCGCCGAGGGCAGACTCGCCGAACTGGCGGCCCGCGCCGAGGCCCTCGGCTCCCCGCTGGTCACCGAGCACATCGCGTTCGTCCGGGCCGGCGGGGCGCTGACCGCCTCGCCGCTCCTTGAGGCCGGGCACCTGCTGCCCGTCCCCCGCACCCGGGACGCCCTCGACGTCCTGTGCGAGAACATCCGTATCGCCCAGGACGCGCTGCCCGTGCCCCTCGCGGTGGAGAACATCGCGGCGCTGATCTCCTGGCCGGGCGAGGAGATGACCGAGGGCCAGTTCCTGTACGACCTGGTCGACCGCACCGGCGTACGCCTGCTCATCGACGTGGCCAACCTCCACACGAACCACGTCAACCGCGGCGAGGACCCCGCCAAGGCCCTCGACGAACTGCCCGTCGAGGCCATCGCGTACGTCCATGTCGCCGGCGGCTTCGAGCGCGACGGCGTCTGGCACGACAGCCACGCGCACCCCGTGCCCCCCGTGGTCCTCGACGTGCTCGCCGAACTGGCCTCCCGGGTCCGTCCGCCGGGCGTGCTCCTGGAGCGCGACGAGAACTTCCCCGAGCCGGCCGAGCTGGAGCGCGAACTGATCGCGATCCGCGAATCGGTGGAGAAGGCCGCCGCGCCCGGCGCGGCGGCACCGGCAGACACCTCGCCCGCACGAGCCGACCGCGCTTCAGAGACCGACAGCGGCCCGAAGACCGGCGGCAGTCGACAGACCGGCAGCCGCCCGCAGACCGGCAGCACCTCGATGGCCGACGGCGCCACGGAACCGGACGGTGTCACGGAGACGGACGGCGGCCCGGCTCCCGTCGAGGGCGCCGGGGTACAGGCCGCGGCGGCCACCGGGCCCGCCCGTCAGCGGCTCGCGCTGGCGCAGGCCGCCCTGCTGTCCGCGCTCGTCGCCGGGACGCCCGTGCCCGAGGGGTTCGACCGGACCCGGCTCGCCGTCCAGGCCAGGGCACTGGCGGGCAAGCGGGCCGATGTGGTGGCCAAGGTCGCCCCGGAGCTGCCGGAGCTGCTGACGGACTCGTACCGGAAGGCCTTCCTGGCCTACGCGCACGGCCACCCGATGACCGACGGCTACCGGCGGGACGCGCTGGACTTCGCCGAGCATCTGCTGCTCGACGGACGACTGGAGGACGCGGACGTGCGGCGCGGGCTGAGCGAGTGGTGGCTGGAGCGCTCGGGCCCCGCACCGCTGTCGCAGCGCCCGGCGGCCCGGCTGGCACGTGCCACACGCCGGGTCCTGCTGAGGCGTTGA
- a CDS encoding polysaccharide deacetylase family protein, with translation MKRVTAACVVGAATLTACGAPEAPRAATVPAPAVSAPSRPPTLAPGPGGLTPVFTRAARARDRTVALTFDADMTADQGPRAAAGERFDNPRLLGTLRRLKVSATVFMTGRWAEEYPSQARAIGRDPLFEVANHSYSHHAFTEDCYGLPTVPASGMRADVERAFTAFRKAGIAHPMPYFRFPGGCYDRRALKALSTTGVTAVQWDVVSGDAFATDAGAVARQVLDGVRPGSVVVMHCTRSAAPATEEALRTIVPELRKRGYRFVKVSELI, from the coding sequence CTGAAGAGAGTCACCGCCGCCTGCGTGGTGGGCGCGGCCACCCTCACGGCATGCGGCGCTCCCGAGGCCCCGCGCGCCGCCACGGTCCCCGCGCCCGCCGTGAGCGCGCCCTCGCGGCCGCCCACCCTCGCCCCGGGTCCGGGCGGCCTGACCCCCGTCTTCACCCGTGCGGCCCGGGCGCGCGACAGGACCGTAGCCCTGACCTTCGACGCGGACATGACGGCCGACCAGGGGCCCCGGGCGGCCGCCGGGGAACGGTTCGACAACCCGCGGCTGCTCGGGACCCTGCGACGGCTCAAGGTGTCGGCGACCGTGTTCATGACGGGGCGCTGGGCCGAGGAGTACCCCTCGCAGGCGCGGGCCATCGGGCGCGATCCGCTCTTCGAGGTCGCGAACCACTCCTACAGCCATCACGCCTTCACCGAGGACTGCTACGGGCTGCCGACCGTTCCCGCGTCGGGGATGCGGGCGGACGTGGAGCGGGCGTTCACCGCGTTCCGCAAGGCGGGGATCGCGCACCCGATGCCGTACTTCCGCTTCCCTGGCGGGTGTTACGACCGGCGGGCGCTCAAGGCGCTGAGCACCACCGGCGTGACGGCCGTGCAGTGGGACGTGGTGAGCGGGGACGCGTTCGCGACGGACGCGGGGGCCGTGGCACGGCAGGTGCTGGACGGCGTACGGCCCGGTTCCGTGGTCGTCATGCACTGCACGCGCAGCGCGGCCCCCGCGACCGAGGAGGCACTGCGCACGATCGTCCCCGAGCTGCGAAAGCGCGGGTACAGGTTCGTGAAGGTGTCGGAGCTGATCTGA
- a CDS encoding alpha/beta hydrolase: protein MRAAVLYGTAGSLVLATVVAAPAGSAQIRSDRAERHGTAVAAARAADDGIRFGTCSEDQDGPGSLQCGTVTVPLDYAHPDGEQIKLTVSRVRATGRDPRNGKRSVPRQGALVYNPGGPGASGMYFPLIGMIPEWKRIASAYDLVGYAPRGVGRSAPISCQDPKLLLKGPAPSPTDPSESYKEERVARAKAYARGCVERSGRAIRHFTSVNNARDLDVLRAALGERKLTFMGASYGTYFGALYAELFPSHVRRMVLDSAVNPDPAKVWYRNNLDQSAAFETRWADFRTWIAEHHKVYGLGRTAEEVQRSYETARARLAAEPAGGEVGPGQLQGAFLQAGYYDDYWPQRARALSAYLSGDPQPLIRQAAPHPDSVKEQENGKAVYTAVECNDAPWPRAWHTWDRDNTRLARVAPFETWSNAWMNLPCAFWPLPRQRPLDVRTVPGELAPTLILAAERDAATPYAGALEMRRRLSGSALVTERASGSHGIGGGSNRCVNAHLDAYLLEGRVPAAGATCAPHRPPEPR from the coding sequence ATGAGAGCCGCCGTCCTCTACGGAACAGCCGGATCCCTGGTCCTGGCCACTGTCGTCGCCGCGCCCGCCGGCAGCGCGCAGATCCGGTCCGACCGGGCCGAGCGGCACGGCACGGCGGTCGCCGCCGCACGCGCCGCCGACGACGGCATCCGCTTCGGGACGTGTTCCGAGGACCAGGACGGTCCGGGCAGCCTGCAGTGCGGCACGGTGACGGTCCCGCTCGACTACGCGCACCCCGACGGCGAGCAGATCAAGCTGACCGTCAGCCGGGTGCGGGCGACCGGCAGGGACCCGAGGAACGGCAAGCGGTCCGTCCCCCGGCAGGGTGCGCTCGTCTACAACCCGGGCGGCCCCGGCGCGTCCGGCATGTACTTCCCGCTGATCGGCATGATCCCGGAGTGGAAGCGCATCGCGTCGGCGTACGACCTCGTCGGGTACGCCCCACGCGGGGTGGGCCGCTCGGCGCCGATCTCCTGCCAGGACCCGAAACTGCTCCTGAAGGGGCCCGCTCCGTCACCGACGGACCCCTCGGAGTCGTACAAGGAGGAGCGCGTCGCCCGGGCGAAGGCCTACGCCCGTGGCTGCGTCGAGCGGTCGGGCCGCGCGATCAGGCACTTCACCTCGGTCAACAACGCCCGCGACCTGGACGTCCTGCGCGCCGCCCTGGGCGAGCGGAAGCTGACCTTCATGGGGGCGTCCTACGGCACGTACTTCGGAGCCCTGTACGCGGAACTGTTCCCGTCGCACGTACGCCGGATGGTCCTCGACTCGGCCGTGAACCCGGACCCGGCGAAGGTCTGGTACCGGAACAACCTCGACCAGTCGGCCGCCTTCGAGACCCGCTGGGCCGACTTCCGCACCTGGATCGCCGAGCACCACAAGGTGTACGGGCTGGGCCGCACGGCGGAGGAGGTGCAGCGCAGTTACGAGACGGCGCGGGCACGGCTCGCGGCGGAGCCCGCGGGCGGCGAGGTCGGGCCCGGACAACTGCAGGGCGCGTTCCTGCAGGCCGGGTACTACGACGACTACTGGCCGCAGCGGGCGCGGGCGCTCTCCGCGTACCTCAGCGGCGACCCGCAGCCGCTGATCCGGCAGGCGGCGCCGCACCCGGACTCGGTGAAGGAGCAGGAGAACGGCAAGGCCGTCTACACGGCGGTCGAGTGCAACGACGCGCCCTGGCCGCGGGCCTGGCACACCTGGGACCGCGACAACACACGCCTCGCGCGCGTGGCGCCCTTCGAGACGTGGTCCAACGCGTGGATGAACCTGCCGTGCGCGTTCTGGCCGCTGCCTCGGCAGCGGCCGCTGGATGTCCGCACGGTTCCTGGTGAGCTGGCGCCCACGCTCATTCTCGCCGCCGAGCGGGACGCCGCGACGCCGTACGCGGGGGCGCTGGAGATGCGTCGGCGGCTCTCCGGCTCCGCGCTGGTCACCGAGCGGGCGTCGGGGTCGCACGGGATCGGTGGCGGGTCCAACCGGTGTGTCAACGCCCACTTGGACGCATACCTGCTGGAAGGCCGGGTCCCGGCCGCCGGGGCGACCTGTGCCCCGCACAGGCCCCCGGAGCCCCGCTAG
- a CDS encoding DUF4142 domain-containing protein, whose translation MRSINARGLFTGTGLIITALTATLAALVFPIWSYADRSGTGVDTLNAETVSTNFGPLSALDREFVTKVRLAGLWELPAGQQAEERGTTKAVRTAGEHLVEGHTFLDARVRNVAARLGLELPNQPSEQQRAWLTTLSAARGEEYDRQFANILRGAHGKVFGLVAQVRANTRNSLVRGLADDANTTVLDHITVLEATGLVDFEALARDAASASAPPLTNSPAPPGPTASPSPPAPASASPSPTYSLPPAATAPPPDGKDRKP comes from the coding sequence ATGCGATCCATCAACGCCCGCGGACTGTTCACCGGCACCGGGCTGATCATCACGGCCCTGACGGCGACCCTCGCGGCACTGGTCTTCCCGATCTGGTCGTACGCCGACCGGTCGGGCACCGGCGTGGACACGCTGAACGCCGAGACCGTGTCGACGAACTTCGGCCCGCTGTCCGCGCTGGACCGCGAGTTCGTCACGAAGGTCCGGCTCGCGGGCCTGTGGGAGCTGCCCGCCGGCCAGCAGGCCGAGGAACGCGGCACCACCAAGGCCGTGCGGACGGCCGGCGAGCACCTCGTCGAGGGCCATACGTTTCTGGACGCGCGCGTGCGCAACGTGGCCGCGCGGCTCGGCCTCGAACTGCCCAACCAGCCCAGCGAACAGCAGCGGGCCTGGCTCACCACGCTGAGCGCCGCACGGGGCGAGGAGTACGACAGGCAGTTCGCGAACATCCTCCGCGGCGCGCACGGCAAGGTGTTCGGACTGGTCGCCCAGGTCCGTGCGAACACCCGCAACTCGCTCGTCCGCGGCCTCGCCGACGACGCGAACACCACGGTCCTCGACCACATCACGGTCCTGGAGGCCACCGGCCTGGTCGACTTCGAAGCCCTGGCCCGTGACGCGGCCTCCGCGAGCGCGCCCCCGCTCACCAACTCCCCCGCGCCGCCCGGCCCGACGGCCTCGCCCAGTCCGCCCGCCCCCGCCTCGGCCTCCCCCTCACCGACCTACTCCCTGCCGCCGGCCGCGACCGCCCCACCGCCGGACGGCAAGGACAGAAAGCCGTAA
- a CDS encoding TIGR04222 domain-containing membrane protein — MLWVLLLLLAWAAAGIACTRLCLASVRAAAADDNHTLQGRGLTLYEAAFLSGGPARVADLTLVSMARQRRLLLAHTGWATVVDPRGQDEMERSVLGAIGPDGQSRIAPVRRSAAAAESVRALADRLVAAGLAVPDGARTTVAGAVRQVRSAAAAVLVLAAVALLLPSQVQHERALVAVWFTLPLILTMSCLAIARIEVHPYTRWASPAGQHLLSALTRRADTDCDDRTYLTTVAVRGIRAVGEPDLRAAFGHREPHT, encoded by the coding sequence ATGCTCTGGGTCCTCCTCCTTCTCCTCGCCTGGGCCGCGGCGGGCATCGCCTGTACGCGCCTGTGCCTTGCCTCCGTCCGCGCCGCCGCCGCGGACGACAATCACACGCTCCAGGGACGCGGCCTGACGCTCTACGAGGCCGCGTTCCTGTCGGGCGGCCCCGCGCGGGTCGCCGATCTGACCCTCGTGTCGATGGCCCGCCAGCGCCGCCTGCTGCTCGCCCACACCGGCTGGGCGACCGTCGTGGACCCGCGTGGCCAGGACGAGATGGAGCGCTCCGTCCTCGGCGCGATAGGCCCCGACGGACAGTCCCGGATAGCGCCGGTCCGCAGGAGCGCCGCCGCCGCGGAGTCCGTACGCGCCCTCGCCGACCGTCTCGTCGCGGCGGGCCTCGCCGTGCCGGACGGTGCGCGGACCACCGTCGCGGGCGCCGTGCGCCAGGTGCGGTCGGCCGCGGCGGCCGTCCTGGTGCTGGCCGCCGTCGCGCTGCTGCTGCCCTCTCAGGTCCAGCACGAGCGGGCGCTGGTGGCCGTCTGGTTCACGCTGCCCCTCATCCTCACCATGAGCTGCCTCGCCATCGCCCGGATCGAGGTGCACCCCTACACCCGCTGGGCGTCCCCGGCCGGACAGCACCTGCTCAGCGCCCTGACCCGCCGCGCGGACACCGACTGCGACGACCGTACGTACCTCACCACCGTGGCCGTACGGGGTATCCGCGCGGTCGGCGAACCGGATCTGCGGGCGGCTTTCGGGCACCGCGAACCACACACCTGA
- a CDS encoding aldo/keto reductase, with protein MQTRTIGDVRVGAIGLGGMPMSIEGRPDEARSVSAVHAALDAGVTLFDTADAYHRDAHEVGHNESLIARAVASYGGDTSDVLIATKGGHLRPGDGSWTLNGSPEYLKKACDASLGRLGVEAIGLYQFHRPDPKVPYAESVGAIRDLLDAGKIRFAGVSNADPEQIRLADEILGGRLVSVQNQFSPAFRSSEPELELCAELGIAFLPWSPLGGISKAGELGSRFAVFAEVASEHGVSPQQVTLAWILAKAPVTIPIPGSSRPETIRDSVAAADLKLTESELTRLDAA; from the coding sequence ATGCAGACACGCACCATCGGTGACGTCCGGGTCGGAGCGATCGGTCTGGGCGGGATGCCGATGTCCATCGAGGGGCGCCCGGACGAGGCCCGTTCGGTCTCGGCCGTCCACGCGGCGCTGGACGCGGGCGTCACGCTCTTCGACACCGCGGACGCCTATCACCGGGACGCCCACGAGGTCGGTCACAACGAGTCCCTGATCGCCCGCGCGGTGGCCTCGTACGGCGGCGACACCTCGGACGTGCTGATCGCGACGAAGGGCGGCCATCTGCGTCCGGGCGACGGCTCGTGGACGCTGAACGGCTCGCCGGAGTATCTGAAGAAGGCCTGCGACGCCTCGCTCGGGCGGCTCGGCGTCGAGGCCATCGGGCTCTACCAGTTCCACCGGCCGGACCCGAAGGTCCCCTACGCGGAGTCGGTCGGCGCGATCCGCGACCTGCTGGACGCGGGCAAGATCCGCTTCGCGGGGGTCTCCAACGCCGACCCCGAGCAGATCCGGCTGGCCGACGAGATCCTCGGCGGCCGGCTGGTGAGCGTGCAGAACCAGTTCTCGCCCGCCTTCCGTTCCAGCGAGCCGGAGCTGGAGCTGTGCGCGGAACTCGGCATCGCGTTCCTGCCGTGGAGCCCGCTGGGCGGTATCTCGAAGGCCGGTGAACTGGGTTCGCGCTTCGCCGTGTTCGCGGAGGTGGCGAGCGAGCACGGGGTGAGCCCGCAGCAGGTCACGTTGGCCTGGATCCTCGCGAAGGCCCCGGTGACGATCCCGATCCCGGGCTCCTCCCGCCCCGAGACCATCCGCGACTCGGTCGCGGCGGCGGACCTGAAGCTGACGGAGTCCGAGCTGACGCGCCTGGACGCGGCGTAA
- a CDS encoding helix-turn-helix transcriptional regulator, whose protein sequence is MRGARTTGLDVLKAAGTALTASVPADIWCAVMLDPATFLDTGGQHEHGFPQRVMPRLFEIEHTEQTGVDNIRAMARRAGPASLLSRSTGEHIEDSVYYRDILRPEGLADELRVLLRDGPRTWGLLVLCRAEGSRPFSDADVEVAAAISSPAALALRRSLLLAGIDRGDVPDAPGLVVLDDDLRIRLCTSTADHWLGLIQEAHPAPGRAYPLCLEAIGSKARACAPGTQVSSRALSGSGHWITLNAWREEAGGPDGSGGSGGETLTYVSLNLSRPGELAAIVLDAYGLSPRERDVAQQVLLGRSTTEVAATLHITEYTVQDHLRKVFDKAGVRSRRELTAELFLRYYLPYLDRPPLTMDGRMRGGNRG, encoded by the coding sequence ATGCGCGGTGCGCGGACGACCGGGCTCGATGTACTGAAGGCGGCCGGTACGGCGCTCACCGCGTCCGTTCCCGCCGACATCTGGTGTGCCGTCATGCTGGATCCGGCGACGTTCCTGGACACGGGAGGCCAGCACGAGCACGGCTTTCCCCAGCGTGTCATGCCCCGGCTGTTCGAGATCGAGCACACGGAGCAGACCGGCGTGGACAACATCCGGGCCATGGCCCGCCGTGCCGGACCCGCGAGCCTGCTGAGCCGGTCGACCGGCGAGCACATCGAGGACAGCGTCTACTACCGCGACATTCTGCGGCCCGAAGGGCTCGCCGACGAACTGCGGGTCCTCCTGCGGGACGGCCCGCGGACCTGGGGGCTGCTCGTCCTCTGTCGCGCCGAGGGGTCACGGCCTTTCAGCGACGCGGACGTCGAGGTCGCCGCCGCGATCAGCTCACCGGCCGCCCTGGCCCTGCGCCGGTCGCTGTTGCTGGCGGGCATCGACCGCGGCGACGTACCGGACGCGCCCGGCCTCGTCGTCCTGGACGACGATCTCCGGATCCGCCTCTGCACGTCCACGGCGGACCACTGGCTGGGCCTGATCCAGGAGGCCCACCCGGCACCGGGACGCGCCTACCCGCTGTGCCTGGAGGCCATCGGCAGCAAGGCGCGCGCCTGCGCTCCGGGCACGCAGGTGAGTTCCCGTGCCCTGAGCGGTTCCGGGCACTGGATCACGCTCAACGCGTGGCGCGAGGAGGCGGGCGGTCCGGACGGCTCGGGCGGCTCCGGCGGTGAGACCCTCACCTACGTCTCGCTCAACCTGAGCCGACCCGGCGAGCTGGCCGCCATCGTGCTCGACGCGTACGGCCTCTCGCCCCGCGAGCGCGATGTCGCCCAGCAGGTACTCCTGGGCCGGTCCACCACGGAGGTCGCCGCGACGCTCCACATCACCGAGTACACGGTTCAGGACCACTTGAGGAAGGTGTTCGACAAAGCGGGCGTACGCAGCCGTCGTGAACTCACCGCCGAGCTCTTCCTGCGCTACTACCTGCCCTACCTCGACCGGCCGCCGCTCACCATGGACGGCCGCATGCGCGGCGGGAACCGGGGCTGA
- a CDS encoding DUF4142 domain-containing protein: MRRINGTALVIVALVGTLGALAFPVWSYADRAGTGPANLAAGTVPTKWGPLTATDRDLIVRVRLAGLWELPAGQQALERNPSPAMKEAADHLIVGHTDLDKRVRGIARELGVELPNQPNEQQQGWLQQMTNASEADYPKVWANLLRSAHGKIFPAIGAVRNQTRNTLVRQLASDANQTVLDHITVLEKTGAVDFEAIANDSVAGTTASPSGPAAPVPGVVPSSAPPAEATGDINTTSRPSPGAPGTVNTNRPDPEDPDATPSSQ, from the coding sequence GTGCGGCGTATCAACGGTACGGCCCTCGTCATCGTGGCACTCGTCGGAACGCTCGGCGCGCTCGCGTTCCCCGTGTGGTCGTACGCCGACCGCGCCGGCACGGGACCGGCGAACCTGGCCGCCGGGACCGTACCCACCAAGTGGGGACCCCTGACCGCCACCGACCGCGACCTGATCGTCCGGGTGCGGCTGGCGGGTCTGTGGGAGCTGCCCGCCGGGCAGCAGGCCCTCGAACGCAATCCCAGCCCCGCGATGAAGGAGGCCGCCGACCACCTGATCGTCGGCCACACCGACCTCGACAAGCGGGTGCGGGGGATCGCGCGGGAACTCGGCGTCGAACTGCCGAACCAGCCGAACGAGCAGCAGCAGGGCTGGCTGCAGCAGATGACCAACGCGAGCGAAGCCGACTACCCCAAGGTGTGGGCGAACCTCCTGCGCTCCGCCCACGGCAAGATCTTCCCGGCGATCGGGGCGGTACGGAACCAGACGCGCAACACGCTGGTACGTCAGCTCGCCTCGGATGCCAACCAGACGGTGCTCGACCACATCACGGTGCTGGAGAAGACCGGCGCCGTCGACTTCGAGGCGATCGCCAACGACTCGGTGGCAGGAACCACGGCCAGCCCGTCCGGTCCGGCGGCACCGGTCCCCGGCGTGGTCCCCAGCTCGGCGCCGCCCGCCGAGGCGACCGGTGACATCAACACCACGTCGCGGCCCTCCCCCGGAGCCCCGGGCACGGTCAACACGAACCGCCCCGACCCCGAGGACCCGGACGCCACGCCCTCTTCGCAGTGA
- a CDS encoding nuclear transport factor 2 family protein, giving the protein MNLHEDLVLRLFTIVDTEKWEALPEVCAESIRYERPGYPPICGMDSLVTFYRTVRVIAHGRHEIRGCLGSGNEACCWGGFSGVSRSGQALSEGFADWYRIDDGLIISRRTFFYRPAV; this is encoded by the coding sequence GTGAACCTCCACGAGGACCTGGTCCTGAGACTCTTCACGATCGTCGACACCGAGAAGTGGGAGGCGCTTCCCGAAGTCTGCGCCGAGTCCATCCGCTACGAGCGGCCGGGTTATCCCCCGATCTGCGGAATGGACTCCCTCGTCACCTTCTACCGCACCGTACGCGTCATCGCTCATGGCAGGCATGAGATCCGTGGTTGTCTGGGCAGCGGGAACGAGGCCTGCTGCTGGGGCGGTTTCAGCGGAGTCTCCCGTTCCGGACAGGCGCTCTCCGAGGGCTTCGCGGACTGGTACCGGATCGACGACGGACTGATCATCAGCCGAAGGACCTTCTTCTACCGTCCGGCGGTCTGA